In one window of Pristiophorus japonicus isolate sPriJap1 chromosome 9, sPriJap1.hap1, whole genome shotgun sequence DNA:
- the LOC139273382 gene encoding histone-lysine N-methyltransferase PRDM9-like — protein sequence MGKPWNCGDCGRGFNYPFELEVHRHSHTGERPFTCSDCGKGFTVSSKLLRHQRVHTGERPFTCSECGKGFTHSSRLLEHQRVHTGERPFTCSECGKGFTQSSHLQEHQRVHTGERPFTCSMCGKGFTVSSQLLRHQRVHTGERPFTCSECGKGFTRSSNLLTHQRVHTGERPFICSQCGKGFTVSSTLLEHQRVHTGERPFTCSDCGKGFTRSSNLLTHQRVHTGERPFTCSECGKGFTRSSRLLTHQRVHTGERPFTCSECGKGFTELSNLLRHQRVHK from the coding sequence ATGGGGAAACCGTGGAATTGTggggactgtgggaggggattcaattacccatttgagctggaagttcatcgacacagtcatactggggagagaccgttcacctgctccgactgtgggaagggattcactgtgtcatcaaaactgctgagacaccagcgagttcacactggggagaggccgttcacctgctctgagtgtgggaagggattcactcactcatcccgtctgctggaacaccagcgagttcacactggggagaggccgttcacctgctcggagtgtgggaagggattcactcagtcatcccaccttcaGGAACATCAGCGAgtgcacaccggggagaggccgttcacctgctccatgtgtggaaagggattcactgtgtcatcccagctgttgagacaccagcgagttcacactggggagaggccgttcacctgctccgagtgtgggaagggattcactcggtcatccaacctgctgacacaccagcgagttcacactggggagaggccgttcatctgctcccagtgtgggaagggattcactgtgtcatccaccctgctggaacaccagcgagttcacaccggggagaggccattcacctgctccgactgtggaaagggattcactcggtcatccaacctgctgacacaccagcgagttcacactggggagaggccattcacctgctccgagtgtgggaagggattcactcgatcatcccgcctgctgacacaccagcgagttcacactggggagaggccattcacctgctccgagtgtgggaagggattcactgagctatccaacctgctgagacaccaacgagttcacaagtga